From the genome of Apodemus sylvaticus chromosome 3, mApoSyl1.1, whole genome shotgun sequence, one region includes:
- the Map7d1 gene encoding MAP7 domain-containing protein 1 isoform X1, which translates to MESGPRVEPGPGAPAAVLARIPQEPRPSPEGDPSPPPPPTPMSALVPDTPPDTPPAMKNTTHPKQLPLEPGNPAGQISPQPAPPPEECPSSEAKSRGPTPTATGPRDAKPRRSSQPSPTTVPASDSPPAKQDAKKAGERHKLAKERREERAKYLAAKKAVWLEKEEKAKALREKQLQERRRRLEEQRLKAEQRRAALEERQRQKLEKNKERYEAAIQRSVKKTWAEIRQQRWSWAGALHHSSPGRKTSGSRCSVSAVNLPKHVDSIINKRLSKSSATLWNSPSRNRSLQLSAWESSIVDRLMTPTLSFLARSRSAVTLPRNGRDQGRGSGPGRRPTRARAGASLTPGPHPDRTHPSAAVPVCPRSASASPLTPPCSAPRSAHRCTPSGERSERRKPGAGGSPALARRRLEATPVQKKEKKDKERENEKEKSALARERSLKKRQSLPASIRPRHSTGPELSPKSKARPSSPSTTWHRPASPCPSPGPGHALPPKPPSPRGTTASPKGRVRRKEEAKESPSPSEPDKNHGRSRAAEEKEPAALASPAPSPVPSPTPAQPQKEQSSTQILADTAVPAVPAVPPAPTAPPTAAPSVTPSKPMAGTTDREEATRLLAEKRRQAREQREREEQERKLQAERDKRMREEQLAREAEARAEREAEARRREEQEAREKAQAEQEEQERLQKQKEEAEARSREEAERQRLEREKHFQKEEQERQERRKRLEEIMKRTRKSEAAETKQKQDGKETTANNTGPDPVKAVETRPSGLQKDSMQKEELAPQEPQWSLPGKEMPGSLVNGLQPLPAHQENGFSPKGTAGDKSLGRAEGLLPFAEAEAFLKKTVVQPPQVTEVL; encoded by the exons CTGTGTTAGCCAGGATCCCCCAAGAGCCAAGACCTTCTCCAGAAGGGgacccttcccctcctccaccaCCAACACCGATGTCAGCCTTAGTTCCTGACACTCCCCCGGACACACCTCCTGCCATGAAGAATACCACTCATCCCAAGCAGCTTCCTCTGGAACCCGGGAATCCCGCTGGGCAGATCTCACCTCAGCCAGCTCCCCCACCGGAAGAATGCCCATCCTCAGAAGCAAAGAGCAGGGGACCCACCCCCACAGCCACAGGACCACGGGATGCCAAGCCTCGAAGGAGCAGCCAACCATCCCCAACCACAGTGCCAGCCTCTGACAGCCCTCCGGCCAAGCAAG ATGCAAAGAAGGCCGGAGAGAGACACAAGCTTGCCAAAGAGCGCCGAGAAGAGCGGGCCAAGTACCTGG CGGCCAAGAAGGCAGTGTggctggagaaggaggagaaggccAAGGCGCTCCGGGAAAAGCAGCTCCAGGAGCGCCGCCGCCGGCTGGAGGAGCAGCGGCTTAAAGCTGAACAGCGCCGGGCCGCCCTGGAGGAGCGGCAGAGACAGAAGCTTGAGAAAAACAAG GAGCGCTATGAAGCAGCAATCCAGCGGTCCGTGAAGAAGACGTGGGCTGAAATCCGGCAACAGCGCTGGTCCTGGGCAGGGGCCCTGCACCACAGCTCCCCTGGACGTAAGACCA GTGGGAGCAGGTGCTCCGTGTCGGCAGTAAACCTGCCCAAACACGTGGACTCTATAATCAACAAGCGGCTCTCAAAGTCCTCTGCCACGCTCTGGAACTCCCCCAGTAGAA ATCGCAGCCTGCAGCTGAGCGCATGGGAGAGCAGCATTGTGGATCGTCTGATGACGCCCACCCTCTCCTTCCTGGCTCGGAGTCGCAGTGCGGTCACACTGCCCCGCAATGGCAGGGACCAGGGTAGGGGCAGCGGCCCTGGGAGACGCCCCACGAGGGCCCGGGCAGGGGCCAGCCTCACGCCCGGGCCACACCCCGACCGCACTCATCCCTCTGCAGCCGTGCCAGTGTGCCCGCGCTCGGCCTCCGCCAGCCCCCTGACGCCGCCTTGCAGCGCCCCTCGGAGCGCGCACCGCTGCACCCCGTCCGGGGAGCGCTCAGAGCGGCGCAAGCCCGGCGCCGGTGGCAGCCCTGCACTGGCGCGCCGCCGGCTGGAAGCCACGCCG GtgcagaaaaaggagaagaaggacaAGGAGCgggaaaatgagaaggaaaagagcGCCCTGGCCCGGGAACGTAGCCTCAAGAAGCGCCAGTCGCTGCCAGCGTCCATCAGACCCCGCCACTCCACTGGCCCTGAGCTCAG cCCTAAGTCCAAGGCCCGGCCATCCTCCCCCTCAACAACCTGGCACAGACCTGCttccccctgccccagcccaggACCAGGCCATGCCCTTCCTCCAAAACCACCATCCCCCCGAGGCACCACTGCGTCACCCAAGGGACGGGTTCGAAGGAAGGAGGAGGCAAAAGAGAGCCCCAGCCCGTCGGAGCCTGACAAGAACCACGGCCGGAGCAGAGCCGCTGAGGAGAAGGAGCCGGCTGCCCTAGCTTCACCTGCGCCCTCACCGGTGCCCTCACCCACCCCAGCCCAGCCTCAGAAGGAGCAATCCTCAACACAGATCCTTGCAG ACACCGCTGTCCCGGCTGTCCCGGCTGTCCCGCCTGCTCCTACTGCCCCTCCTACCGCTGCTCCCTCGGTGACCCCTAGCAAACCCATGGCGGGCACCACAGACCGAGAAGAAGCCACGCGGCTCCTGGCTGAGAAGCGGCGCCAGGCTCGGGAACAGAGGGAACGAGAAGAACAGGAGCGGAAGCTGCAGGCTGAAAGGGACAA GCGAATGCGGGAGGAGCAGCTGGCCCGCGAGGCTGAAGCCCGGGCTGAACGCGAGGCGGAGGCGCGGAGACGGGAGGAGCAGGAGGCTCGAGAGAAGGCGCAGGctgagcaggaagagcaggagcgGCTGCAGAAGCAG AAAGAGGAAGCCGAAGCTCGGTCCCGGGAAGAAGCTGAGCGCCAGCGCCTGGAGCGGGAAAAGCACTTTCAgaaggaggaacaggagagaCAAGAGCGAAGAAAG CGGCTGGAGGAGATAATGAAGAGGACTCGGAAGTCAGAAGCCGCTGAAACCAAG CAGAAGCAGGACGGAAAGGAGACCACTGCTAACAATACCGGCCCAG ACCCTGTGAAAGCTGTAGAGACTCGGCCCTCTGGGCTACAGAAGGATTCTATGCAGAAAGAGGAACTGGCCCCCCAGGAGCCACAGTGGAG CCTGCCAGGCAAGGAGATGCCAGGGTCCCTGGTAAACGGCCTACAGCCTCTCCCAGCGCACCAGGAGAACGGCTTCTCCCCAAAGGGCACCGCTGGGGACAAGAGTCTGGGTCGAGCAGAGGGACTCCTCCCATTTGCAGAGGCAGAAGCCTTCCTCAAGAAAACCGTGGTGCAGCCTCCACAAGTCACAG AAGTTCTTTAA